In a single window of the Tigriopus californicus strain San Diego chromosome 2, Tcal_SD_v2.1, whole genome shotgun sequence genome:
- the LOC131892461 gene encoding leukocyte surface antigen CD53-like: MANEMRDLSKYILFFINCLTFICGMVLLFLGIYLHTQYSTYYDFMDSSFYTFAIWCLVMGIIVCLVSFLGLYGSIREDYCALLAFSVALTIVLCLEIAMGVGAFAMAREDKLVRSIARKMKSSMDNYDPVKNQGVTKVWDILQTDFKCCGVEFPGDWAMTPWSRKNPQSDELPNSCCQALPLKSPYCRVSSPELYKIGCIVALEQSSTKNAGALGAVACILGIGQILLVIAAIKLMKQVQRPKACPPFY; the protein is encoded by the exons ATGGCCAACGAAATGAGAGATCTCTCCAAATACATTCtgtttttcatcaattgcCTCACATTCATTTGCGGAATGGTGCTCTTATTCCTGGGGATCTATCTCCACACACAGTACTCGACCTACTACGATTTTATGGACAGTTCATTCTACACATTCGCTATTTGGTGCTTGGTCATGGGCATCATTGTTTGTCTGGTCTCATTTCTGG GATTGTATGGTTCCATACGAGAGGATTACTGTGCCCTGTTGGCCTTTTCCGTGGCCTTGACCATCGTGCTATGTCTGGAAATTGCCATGGGTGTTGGTGCCTTCGCCATGGCTCGTGAAGATAAGTTGGTGCGTTCCATAGCCCGAAAGATGAAGAGCTCAATGGACAACTATGATCCGGTCAAAAACCAAGGCGTCACTAAGG tttggGACATTCTGCAAACGGATTTCAAGTGCTGCGGAGTGGAATTCCCGGGGGATTGGGCCATGACTCCGTGGAGTCGGAAGAATCCACAATCTGATGAACTGCCCAATTCGTGTTGTCAAGCCTTGCCTCTGAAGTCGCCATATTGTCGAGTCTCATCCCCGGAATTGTACAAGATTGGCTGCATCGTGGCCTTGGAGCAAAGTTCGACAAAAAATGCAGGGGCCTTGGGAGCCGTGGCCTGTATTCTTGGCATAGGGCAGATCCTCTTGGTGATCGCGGCCATCAAACTGAtgaaacaagttcaaagacccAAGGCTTGTCCTCCATTCTATTAA